The Synergistota bacterium nucleotide sequence GGAAACATCAGCTATAACACCTATGATAGAACCATCACTCATAGGAAAAATATCATAATAATCTCCTCCAACAATCCTCGCAGGTTCAAACCACGCACTTAACCGAAAGCGTCCCTCCTTGGGAAGCGAGGAAGGTAATATCGCTCGTTGAATATCTGAAGCAACTCTTATTTCAAGTTCCAGCTTTTCCCTCTCTCTGCGCTCCTTAAGAAGATCCTGTCCTTTTAAAACAGCACCTGTCATGAGAGCGAGAGCATTTAGGATCCTCGCATCGTGCGCCATAAAGGGTTTGTTCTCTTTTCTTCCGAGGATTATGACACCATAGACTTTGTCCACATGATAAACAGGTATAACTATGAAATGCTTCCAAGGAACTCTCTCTTCATTACAGTCGTTGAATATAACCACATCTCTAACCTCAAGAGCCTCCTTAAGATACTCTTTAACGCTGTCCGTGAGAGTAAACTCGATATCACCTATTGTATCTCTTAACACTATATCCCCGTTTTCAGAACAACAGGAGAAAACGTAATCCACATCAGGGTAGAGAGAAAAAAAGAGATTTCTAAGCTCATAACAAGCTTCCTCCCTTGAGGAAGTAAAGAGGTGAGGAAGCTTTTGAGCGAAGTCGTAAAAGAGATTAACCTCCTCATAAAGATTTGCCAGTTCATCAAGCGCAAGGTAAAGCTCTTCCTCACTCTCCCCCCGCATCTTTCAACCCCTTAAGAAGCCTTTTAACAATTGTTTCAAGCTTTACAGGACTAAATGGTTTGAATAGAAAATCCACGACACCCAAGCTCTTCATCTCATCGATCATTGACCTCTCCCCTACCGCTGTTAAAACAAGAACAGGTATATTCTTATACTCATCATATCTCCTAAACTCTCTCATAAATGAGGGACCATCCATTTCAGGCATCATTATATCCAACAATATAAGATCGGGTTTCTCCTTCTTTAATAGATAGAAAGCCTCTTTTCCATTAGAAGCCTCCAGGACCCTATATCCCCTTTTCGATAGAATATGATTTACTAATCTCCTTAAAAGCGGGGAATCGTCAACGACGAGAATCGTAGCCATGGCTATAAACTAAAACGAACTAAGTGCCTCTTGCTCATCATCAAAGAATTCAAATACTCTGTTTAGCCTCGTCAGTTCGAAAATCCTCTTAACCTGCGGCGAAAGAGGACCCAAGATCTTAAGATCTCCCCCCTCCTTTCCAACCTTCCTTAACCCAGATATAAGGATTCCCAAGCCCGTTGAATCTATGTAGGTGGTCCCGCTTAGATCAACGATAATTTTCACTCTTCCTTCATTTATCTCCCTCAGCATAATATCGCGAAGGTCGCCCGCCGTTTC carries:
- a CDS encoding response regulator is translated as MATILVVDDSPLLRRLVNHILSKRGYRVLEASNGKEAFYLLKKEKPDLILLDIMMPEMDGPSFMREFRRYDEYKNIPVLVLTAVGERSMIDEMKSLGVVDFLFKPFSPVKLETIVKRLLKGLKDAGGE
- a CDS encoding STAS domain-containing protein — translated: MGVSLERKGVISVIRVDGEVSVETAGDLRDIMLREINEGRVKIIVDLSGTTYIDSTGLGILISGLRKVGKEGGDLKILGPLSPQVKRIFELTRLNRVFEFFDDEQEALSSF